In bacterium, the following proteins share a genomic window:
- a CDS encoding UbiA family prenyltransferase, whose amino-acid sequence MQPVKLLDYFFVLRPMLFFQGWTLTLAGYYVARVVTGDDWNILSVGWFPLLQIFLSTALFMGWVFIRNQIEDIETDKKNQKLFLISGNHIPLQHAIIEARLLLLSALVCAWWMSWIFFLVFAAAWILGILYNERPFRWKNRPILGIFINVLGGQLFFIVGWLIRKPLEPSLFLIMLPYILLSVAFYIYTTLFDVHGDEATGKITFSVRFGMRKAALTGLLFLGVGLTAGFYVKDYFISIVILFSLPLCIYLTFRTTCENANKAVKVSLAVFSLGVCVSFPPYLLLMIAFFYFTKVYYKLRFNFNYPNFKAES is encoded by the coding sequence ATGCAGCCGGTGAAATTGCTGGATTATTTTTTCGTATTAAGGCCGATGCTTTTTTTCCAAGGATGGACCCTCACGTTGGCCGGGTACTATGTCGCCAGAGTCGTGACCGGCGATGATTGGAATATTCTTTCGGTCGGTTGGTTTCCGCTTCTTCAGATTTTTTTGTCAACGGCATTGTTTATGGGATGGGTATTCATTCGCAATCAGATCGAAGACATTGAAACCGACAAAAAGAATCAGAAATTGTTTCTCATTTCTGGCAACCATATTCCGCTTCAACACGCCATTATCGAAGCGCGATTGCTCCTGCTTTCGGCTTTGGTGTGTGCATGGTGGATGAGCTGGATATTTTTTTTAGTTTTTGCTGCTGCGTGGATTTTAGGCATTTTATACAATGAACGTCCTTTTCGCTGGAAAAATCGTCCGATCCTTGGGATTTTCATCAATGTTCTTGGCGGGCAACTGTTTTTTATCGTTGGATGGCTTATTCGTAAGCCGCTCGAACCGTCTCTATTTTTGATCATGCTTCCTTATATTTTACTTAGTGTCGCATTCTATATTTACACAACACTCTTTGATGTTCATGGCGATGAAGCCACCGGTAAAATTACTTTTTCGGTACGATTCGGTATGCGAAAAGCAGCCCTTACCGGTTTATTATTTTTAGGTGTAGGTCTGACCGCCGGATTTTATGTGAAGGATTATTTTATTTCGATCGTTATTCTGTTTTCTCTGCCGTTATGTATCTATTTGACTTTTCGAACCACGTGCGAAAATGCAAATAAAGCCGTCAAAGTTTCGTTGGCGGTTTTTTCACTCGGTGTTTGTGTATCGTTCCCGCCTTATTTACTTCTGATGATCGCATTTTTCTATTTCACTAAAGTATATTACAAATTGCGGTTTAATTTCAATTATCCTAATTTCAAGGCAGAGTCTTGA
- a CDS encoding XdhC family protein — protein MTKFYQDLIDYLDRYGRLAVATIVRAEGSTPRTAGAKMLIFPDGNFQYTVGGGLFESMVIQDALSVLNSQEALLKKYSFNQEGKYAIGAVCGGTVEVMIEMIIASPNLCIIGGGHVGQALARLASQLDFNITLIDDREEYARALFPHDRIRVIHTPPDYSAIPEPAENSFICLVSKGYASDEAALRQIIRKPVRYIGMIGSRKKIRTVFENMQKDGFEQSLFEKIHAPIGLDIRSETPEEIAVSILAEIIQYKNEQ, from the coding sequence ATGACAAAATTTTATCAAGATCTTATAGATTATTTGGATCGGTACGGCCGGCTAGCCGTTGCGACGATAGTTCGGGCCGAAGGCTCGACACCCCGAACGGCCGGCGCTAAGATGCTGATATTTCCTGATGGAAATTTTCAATACACTGTTGGCGGCGGGCTTTTTGAATCAATGGTTATTCAAGATGCATTGTCCGTACTGAATTCACAGGAAGCTTTACTTAAAAAATATTCCTTTAATCAGGAAGGTAAATATGCCATAGGAGCTGTCTGTGGCGGCACCGTGGAGGTTATGATTGAAATGATCATCGCATCACCCAATCTCTGCATTATCGGCGGCGGCCATGTCGGGCAAGCCCTGGCGCGTCTTGCTTCTCAACTTGATTTCAATATTACGTTGATCGACGATCGTGAGGAATACGCCCGTGCATTATTTCCCCACGATCGTATCCGCGTCATTCATACGCCGCCCGACTACAGCGCGATCCCGGAACCGGCTGAGAACTCTTTCATCTGTTTGGTTTCTAAAGGTTATGCCAGCGATGAGGCTGCATTACGGCAAATCATCCGGAAGCCTGTTCGTTACATCGGTATGATCGGCAGCCGAAAAAAAATCCGTACTGTGTTTGAAAACATGCAGAAAGACGGATTTGAGCAAAGCCTGTTTGAGAAAATTCACGCACCGATCGGCCTTGATATTCGTTCGGAAACGCCTGAAGAAATTGCCGTCAGCATCTTGGCTGAGATCATCCAATATAAAAATGAACAATGA
- a CDS encoding tetratricopeptide repeat protein: MTIFNTTRDFLIVLSIVVVGCSGPLTQAEKHDRAIRFYQKGRYEQDRGKTVSAVELYWKAIAMDSLLADAYCGIAETFALDEAYDRTDKVLTPVAVLFSQHNRFNYLLGEAGFRLGKINDAVIHLERVEAGDSSYADALFLLAQSYDKIGNVRKAAHIYKTLMDIPGLKRRDRIENAYDVFSAHRFPFVSYEQERLEIIGRKNAIDRSDLAFLLTVILELPSNNNITFKDLNDSDPLFRYAASAVGAEVMEILPDRKFRGGYVLKRRNLAHYAFGIVKRSGKKIEFNQTVWLDVPRSHVLFDEIAAIVSLGILKPFDEKRFGEDDTVSGTEAIQAIESLIPWMKSF, encoded by the coding sequence TTGACTATCTTCAATACTACACGCGATTTTCTGATCGTTTTGTCCATTGTAGTTGTCGGGTGTTCCGGGCCTTTGACACAGGCCGAAAAGCATGACCGAGCCATACGCTTTTATCAAAAAGGGCGGTACGAACAAGACCGCGGTAAAACGGTTTCGGCTGTGGAGCTTTATTGGAAAGCCATTGCGATGGATTCGCTTTTGGCCGATGCTTATTGTGGTATAGCCGAAACGTTTGCTTTGGACGAAGCCTACGACCGGACCGATAAGGTTTTAACTCCGGTTGCTGTACTTTTCTCACAACACAATCGCTTCAATTATCTTTTGGGAGAGGCCGGTTTTCGATTGGGAAAAATTAACGATGCCGTTATTCATCTTGAACGGGTTGAAGCGGGCGATTCGTCGTACGCCGATGCACTATTCTTGCTGGCACAATCGTACGACAAGATCGGTAATGTTCGTAAAGCGGCTCATATTTATAAAACGTTGATGGACATCCCCGGGTTAAAGCGGCGTGACCGTATCGAGAACGCTTATGATGTTTTTTCCGCTCATCGTTTTCCGTTTGTTTCGTACGAACAAGAACGATTGGAGATTATCGGAAGAAAAAATGCAATTGATCGCAGCGATCTGGCATTTCTTTTAACGGTGATTTTAGAACTTCCTTCTAATAATAATATAACCTTCAAAGATTTGAACGATAGCGACCCATTATTCCGTTATGCGGCCAGTGCAGTTGGAGCTGAAGTCATGGAAATACTGCCTGACCGGAAATTCCGCGGTGGCTACGTTCTTAAACGACGTAACCTTGCACATTATGCTTTCGGTATCGTGAAACGGTCCGGCAAAAAGATCGAATTCAATCAAACCGTCTGGCTAGATGTACCGCGTTCGCATGTCCTGTTCGACGAAATAGCCGCTATAGTTTCGTTGGGCATACTCAAGCCGTTCGATGAAAAACGATTTGGAGAAGATGATACCGTTTCAGGTACTGAAGCCATTCAAGCGATCGAAAGCCTGATACCGTGGATGAAATCCTTTTGA
- a CDS encoding helix-turn-helix transcriptional regulator, with translation MLKHPMTFRPPKGHPDLIRRLLNARNMMDNRFDLPLTIECLSDEAYFSPYHFLRQFRKMFNETPHHYLTRRRLEQAKYLLARSSKSVTEICYEVGFESLGSFSTLFQKYSGFPPSSYRIRSYHFFNHISAAPALIIPSCFLTGYNHTLKQSNF, from the coding sequence ATGTTAAAACACCCGATGACATTCAGACCTCCCAAAGGCCACCCGGATCTGATCCGACGGTTGCTCAATGCCCGTAATATGATGGATAACCGGTTTGATCTGCCTCTTACGATCGAATGTCTTTCCGATGAAGCTTATTTTTCGCCGTATCATTTTTTACGGCAATTCCGTAAAATGTTCAATGAAACGCCGCATCACTATCTGACCCGCCGCCGGCTCGAACAGGCCAAATATCTTTTGGCACGTAGTTCGAAATCCGTCACTGAAATCTGCTACGAAGTAGGATTTGAAAGCCTGGGTTCATTCAGCACGCTCTTTCAAAAATATTCAGGTTTTCCGCCTTCCTCTTACCGCATTCGTTCTTATCATTTTTTCAACCACATTTCAGCCGCACCGGCACTGATCATTCCTTCGTGTTTCCTTACCGGGTACAACCACACTCTAAAACAGAGCAATTTTTAA
- a CDS encoding VOC family protein, whose translation MIKKLSHTTFFVKDQQAAHEFYTQKLGFEVRTDVTMDNGFRWLTVGPKGQPDLEIVLMEPKEGPVFDKATAAKIQELLDKGAFGAGVFETDDCHKTYEELKSKGVEFTSPPTERFYGIEALFKDGLGNWFSMSQHK comes from the coding sequence ATGATCAAAAAGCTTTCACACACAACATTTTTTGTAAAAGATCAGCAAGCGGCGCATGAATTTTATACTCAAAAACTCGGCTTCGAAGTGCGAACGGATGTGACCATGGACAATGGTTTTCGCTGGTTGACGGTTGGTCCTAAAGGACAACCGGATTTGGAGATCGTATTGATGGAACCGAAGGAAGGTCCGGTATTCGATAAGGCCACGGCCGCTAAAATACAGGAATTACTGGACAAAGGCGCCTTTGGTGCGGGCGTGTTCGAAACGGATGATTGCCACAAAACGTACGAAGAATTGAAAAGTAAAGGCGTTGAATTTACATCGCCGCCAACCGAACGGTTTTACGGTATTGAAGCATTATTCAAGGATGGATTGGGTAATTGGTTCAGCATGTCGCAACACAAATAA
- a CDS encoding B12-binding domain-containing protein — MSEEKEKKLAYDPLVEIINFYSNKKSDQSVSKVQTAKTVEERLKNRIIDGEKKGLEEDLKLALVSYKPLDIINTILLDGMKVVGELFGKGEMQLPFVLQSAEVMKTAVAYLEPFMEKTGDSQKGTMVLATVKGDVHDIGKNLVDIILTNNGYKVINLGIKCPVETMLTAMDEHKADAIGMSGLLVKSTMIMKENLEVMTERSIQVPVLLGGAALTRRYVEEDLRAVFKGPLFYCEDAFSGLRVMEKIISGESLESAPKEDLLKLPADSAAETIKRIKLVRHQWNKVLDYIADDEFIRKNTFGQWSVRDIIAHFIGWEKVTIERLQQLMRGNLSTIRRFTDEDGQRFNDQCVEEYSNASRPEIMDAWNEMQTAVIAQVQQLKPEHFQQSLKEDSVGTIIAGATFAHEYEHLEKVHVWLQQQQKSAVKQSAGIKHRSNVARDVDIPKVPFYGSRIIEDISLDDVFPYINEIALFRGQWQFTRGKMNVEEYEQFVKEKVRPVFDSLKLRCKNERLLIPKVTYGYFPCQSENDDLIVYQDDLKTEKLRFTFPRQHDGHYYCISDFFTSKESGRIDVIGCVLVTVGQQASDYSAKLFESNNYSDYLYFHGLSVETAEALAEYWHCRMRAEMGIQIADAKDVKKLFQQSYRGSRYSFGYPACPNLEDQTKLFQLLQPQRIGVSLTEEFHLVPEQSTSAIVVHHPEAKYFNVK; from the coding sequence TTGTCCGAAGAAAAAGAAAAAAAGCTTGCGTACGATCCGCTCGTCGAGATCATTAATTTTTATTCAAACAAAAAATCCGACCAGAGCGTTTCCAAAGTACAAACGGCTAAGACCGTTGAAGAGCGTTTGAAAAACAGAATCATCGACGGCGAGAAAAAAGGCCTTGAAGAAGATTTGAAACTGGCGCTGGTGTCGTACAAACCGCTGGATATCATCAATACGATTTTGCTGGATGGAATGAAAGTTGTCGGTGAACTTTTCGGAAAAGGTGAAATGCAATTGCCGTTTGTATTGCAATCGGCGGAAGTTATGAAAACGGCGGTGGCATATCTTGAGCCGTTTATGGAAAAAACCGGCGATTCTCAAAAAGGTACGATGGTTCTTGCGACCGTCAAAGGTGACGTACATGATATCGGGAAGAATTTGGTCGATATCATTTTGACCAATAACGGATATAAGGTCATCAACCTCGGTATTAAGTGTCCGGTCGAAACGATGTTGACGGCTATGGATGAACATAAAGCCGATGCGATCGGTATGAGCGGCTTGCTTGTCAAATCAACGATGATCATGAAAGAAAATCTGGAAGTGATGACCGAACGCAGCATCCAAGTTCCGGTATTGTTAGGCGGTGCAGCTTTGACACGGCGATACGTTGAGGAAGATTTGCGAGCCGTGTTTAAAGGGCCTTTGTTTTATTGCGAAGATGCGTTTTCAGGACTTCGCGTTATGGAGAAAATCATCAGCGGCGAGTCGTTGGAATCGGCTCCTAAAGAAGACCTGCTAAAATTACCTGCCGATTCTGCGGCTGAAACAATCAAACGTATCAAACTGGTCCGGCATCAATGGAATAAAGTTCTCGATTATATTGCAGACGACGAATTTATTCGTAAAAATACTTTCGGCCAATGGTCCGTTCGTGATATCATCGCTCATTTTATCGGATGGGAAAAAGTTACGATCGAACGCTTGCAGCAGTTGATGAGAGGCAATCTATCTACGATCCGGCGTTTTACTGATGAAGACGGACAACGATTTAACGATCAATGCGTCGAAGAATACAGCAATGCCTCGCGTCCGGAGATCATGGATGCGTGGAATGAAATGCAGACGGCGGTTATTGCGCAAGTGCAGCAATTGAAGCCGGAGCATTTTCAACAATCACTGAAAGAAGACTCGGTCGGAACGATCATTGCCGGAGCGACGTTTGCGCATGAATATGAGCATCTTGAAAAAGTACACGTGTGGCTGCAGCAACAACAAAAATCTGCAGTCAAACAATCGGCCGGAATTAAACATCGCTCGAATGTTGCGCGTGACGTTGATATTCCAAAGGTTCCGTTTTACGGGAGCAGAATTATTGAAGATATTTCTTTGGACGACGTATTTCCATATATCAATGAGATCGCGCTCTTTCGCGGGCAGTGGCAATTTACGCGCGGTAAGATGAACGTGGAAGAGTACGAACAATTTGTCAAAGAAAAAGTCCGCCCGGTTTTCGATTCGCTAAAATTACGGTGTAAAAACGAACGCTTACTCATTCCCAAAGTTACGTACGGTTACTTTCCGTGTCAGTCGGAGAACGACGATTTGATCGTTTATCAGGATGATCTTAAAACGGAAAAATTGCGGTTTACATTTCCACGGCAACATGACGGCCATTATTATTGTATCTCGGATTTTTTTACTTCAAAAGAATCAGGCCGCATCGATGTGATCGGATGTGTGTTGGTGACAGTCGGTCAACAAGCATCGGATTATTCCGCGAAGCTTTTCGAGTCGAATAATTACTCCGATTATTTATATTTTCACGGACTGAGCGTGGAAACAGCCGAAGCGCTCGCGGAATATTGGCATTGCCGCATGCGCGCCGAGATGGGTATCCAAATCGCCGATGCGAAGGATGTCAAAAAATTATTTCAACAAAGCTATCGCGGTTCACGTTACAGTTTCGGCTATCCTGCGTGCCCCAACCTGGAAGACCAGACGAAATTATTTCAGTTGCTCCAGCCCCAACGCATCGGTGTTTCGCTGACTGAAGAGTTTCACTTGGTTCCGGAACAGTCGACCAGTGCGATTGTCGTTCACCATCCCGAAGCGAAGTATTTTAATGTGAAGTGA
- a CDS encoding RNA-binding protein: protein MSMNTSKLYVGNLSYKADEQSLADLFRQAGTVNSAKIIVDKISGRSKGFGFVEMSNLDEATKAIQMFNNFSYMERNLVVNEAKPQEKRSFGDRNRRG, encoded by the coding sequence ATTTCTATGAATACCAGCAAACTGTACGTTGGTAATCTCTCGTACAAAGCGGACGAACAATCGTTGGCCGATCTTTTCCGCCAGGCCGGCACGGTCAATTCCGCCAAAATCATCGTCGACAAAATTTCCGGACGCTCCAAAGGTTTCGGTTTTGTCGAAATGAGCAACCTGGATGAAGCTACCAAAGCCATCCAGATGTTCAACAATTTCTCCTACATGGAGAGAAACCTGGTTGTCAACGAAGCCAAACCTCAGGAAAAGAGAAGCTTCGGTGACCGTAACCGGAGAGGTTAG